One stretch of Thermodesulfobium sp. 4217-1 DNA includes these proteins:
- a CDS encoding 4Fe-4S binding protein, producing the protein MNKDIKRIETPCEVKLGWKDIPVGGSLVGGSNSTCLKTGTWRMQHPKVNKDKCTNCMTCWLFCPDMSIVVAKESEKYEMLGFDPVHCKGCGVCSKVCPVNAIEMVLGADFENTEKPFLK; encoded by the coding sequence ATGAATAAAGATATAAAGAGAATTGAAACCCCCTGTGAAGTGAAGTTAGGCTGGAAGGATATTCCTGTTGGAGGAAGTTTGGTGGGTGGTTCTAATTCGACCTGTCTTAAAACAGGCACATGGAGAATGCAACATCCAAAAGTAAATAAAGATAAATGTACGAATTGTATGACGTGTTGGCTTTTCTGTCCAGACATGTCAATTGTGGTAGCTAAGGAAAGCGAAAAATATGAAATGTTAGGCTTTGACCCTGTACACTGCAAGGGGTGCGGAGTTTGTAGCAAGGTCTGTCCTGTAAATGCCATAGAAATGGTATTGGGTGCAGATTTTGAAAATACTGAAAAGCCATTTTTGAAATAA
- a CDS encoding 2-oxoacid:acceptor oxidoreductase family protein, with amino-acid sequence MKSYWEIRWHARGGQGAWTASQFLASAALSVNKYFQSFPEFGAEREGAPIVAYTKISDVPIKNYSQIDEPDAVVVLDPTLFSQTPFLVGLKSDGFLIVNYPGEPEKLREELKISSGIKLFTVNATKIALETLKRPITNTTMAGALVRATGILSFDDVINEMVRSFTGKFKQEVIDANVSAIKRAYEEVKQG; translated from the coding sequence GCAAGAGGAGGCCAGGGTGCCTGGACAGCATCTCAATTTCTGGCATCAGCTGCACTAAGCGTAAATAAATACTTTCAGTCTTTTCCTGAATTCGGAGCTGAAAGGGAGGGTGCTCCTATCGTAGCCTATACCAAAATTTCTGATGTTCCAATAAAAAATTATTCTCAAATAGATGAACCAGATGCAGTTGTTGTTTTAGATCCTACACTTTTTTCACAAACGCCTTTCTTGGTGGGCCTTAAAAGTGATGGCTTTTTAATTGTGAATTATCCCGGTGAGCCTGAGAAGTTAAGAGAAGAGCTTAAGATTTCATCTGGAATAAAATTGTTTACAGTTAATGCTACAAAAATAGCTCTTGAAACCTTAAAAAGACCAATAACTAATACAACTATGGCAGGTGCATTGGTCAGAGCAACTGGCATATTAAGTTTTGATGATGTTATAAACGAAATGGTAAGAAGTTTTACGGGCAAATTTAAGCAAGAGGTTATTGATGCCAATGTTTCTGCTATAAAAAGGGCATATGAGGAGGTGAAACAGGGATGA